In the genome of Streptomyces globosus, one region contains:
- a CDS encoding CapA family protein produces the protein MKVSAKAGAAAVGLAALAAAAVFAGPALLGGGEQRGAAEQRLAGGRPEAGAASPSAPPGARPFTLVATGDTIPYPSIIAQAASDAAGSGAGHDFRRILAGVKPVVEAADLAICHHEIPYGRPGGPYTGYPAFKAPHELADALRDAGYDSCSTASNHTLDDGWDGLVRTLDHLDRAGIKHVGSARTAEEAKAPAVLSAGGATVAQLDYTYGTNGIPLPAGKPWAVNLIDKDRIIADARAARAAGAHVVVLSIHWGSEWQTAPDRQQQDLAQALTASRGADGLPDIDLVLGTHNHVPQPYEKVNGTWVVYGMGDQIASFYEPAKLRGNMSSIPRFTFAPAAAHPGRWEVVKAEYLTSYADRGAPFRVVCTSCTAGGGASAGAAKRSEYAAVDRQVGEAVLSRGAGGQGLVRATR, from the coding sequence ATGAAGGTTTCGGCGAAGGCGGGCGCGGCCGCGGTGGGGCTGGCCGCGCTGGCGGCCGCGGCGGTGTTCGCCGGCCCCGCCCTCCTCGGCGGCGGGGAGCAGCGCGGCGCCGCGGAGCAGCGGCTCGCGGGCGGGCGCCCGGAGGCGGGCGCGGCGAGCCCGTCGGCGCCGCCGGGGGCGCGTCCGTTCACGCTCGTCGCGACGGGCGACACGATCCCGTACCCGTCGATCATCGCGCAGGCCGCGAGCGATGCGGCGGGCAGCGGGGCGGGGCACGACTTCCGGAGGATACTGGCCGGGGTGAAGCCCGTGGTGGAGGCCGCCGACCTGGCGATATGCCACCACGAGATACCGTACGGCCGGCCCGGCGGCCCCTACACCGGATACCCGGCCTTCAAGGCGCCGCACGAGCTGGCCGACGCGCTGCGGGACGCCGGCTACGACAGCTGCTCGACGGCCTCGAACCACACTCTGGACGACGGCTGGGACGGTCTCGTCCGCACTCTCGACCACCTCGACCGGGCGGGCATCAAGCACGTCGGCTCGGCGCGCACCGCCGAGGAGGCGAAGGCCCCGGCGGTGCTCTCCGCGGGCGGCGCGACGGTCGCCCAGCTGGACTACACGTACGGCACGAACGGGATCCCGCTGCCGGCCGGGAAGCCGTGGGCCGTGAACCTGATCGACAAGGACCGGATCATCGCGGACGCCCGTGCGGCGCGCGCCGCGGGCGCCCACGTCGTCGTCCTCAGCATCCACTGGGGCTCCGAGTGGCAGACGGCCCCCGACAGGCAGCAGCAGGACCTGGCGCAGGCGCTGACCGCCTCCCGCGGGGCGGACGGCCTTCCGGACATCGATCTGGTCCTCGGCACGCACAACCACGTCCCGCAGCCCTACGAGAAGGTCAACGGGACGTGGGTGGTCTACGGGATGGGCGATCAGATCGCCAGCTTCTACGAGCCGGCGAAGCTCCGCGGCAACATGTCGTCCATCCCCCGCTTCACCTTCGCGCCGGCGGCCGCGCACCCGGGCCGCTGGGAGGTGGTGAAGGCCGAGTACCTGACGTCGTATGCGGACCGGGGCGCCCCGTTCCGGGTGGTGTGCACGTCCTGCACGGCCGGCGGCGGCGCCTCGGCAGGCGCCGCGAAGCGCTCCGAGTACGCCGCCGTCGACCGGCAGGTCGGCGAGGCCGTGCTGTCGCGCGGGGCCGGCGGGCAGGGGCTGGTGCGCGCGACGCGGTGA
- a CDS encoding SCO1860 family LAETG-anchored protein: MNRYTFRMPAAALLATGAIALLAAPPAHATGGAGAAPGGADGRADAVVLRAGLDVGLLNKAVHVPLKTTLNEVSAPASARKTALSVTVDGVEGGRPVHILKADAATSRATAGRGRAEAEANLARARVHLPGLPALSLIEVEKVTSKAVCEAGRKPSATSNVLGSVTVLGKKATLSAQGPTKVEVPKVGMVSLELSGTETTSSTAAAAALRLKVSVNPLDLNVAQVEGEVVLAEARCQSPAGPPPSSAAPEPSGGAAKPDVKPQTGASGTGTVIASGANLAETGGSSATPWVAGGALVLLGLGGAALVVTRRRAS; encoded by the coding sequence TTGAACCGCTACACCTTCCGCATGCCCGCGGCCGCCCTGCTCGCCACGGGCGCGATCGCCCTCCTCGCCGCCCCGCCCGCCCACGCCACGGGCGGCGCGGGAGCCGCGCCCGGCGGTGCCGACGGCCGGGCCGACGCCGTCGTCCTGCGCGCCGGACTCGACGTGGGCCTGCTCAACAAGGCCGTCCACGTCCCCCTGAAGACCACCCTCAACGAGGTCAGCGCCCCGGCCTCCGCCCGGAAGACGGCCCTCTCCGTCACCGTGGACGGCGTCGAGGGCGGCCGGCCGGTCCACATCCTCAAGGCCGACGCCGCCACCTCCAGGGCCACCGCCGGCCGCGGCCGCGCCGAGGCGGAGGCCAACCTCGCCCGGGCCCGCGTCCACCTGCCCGGGCTCCCCGCCCTCTCGCTGATCGAGGTGGAGAAGGTCACCTCCAAGGCGGTGTGCGAAGCCGGGCGCAAGCCGTCCGCCACCTCCAACGTGCTGGGCTCCGTCACCGTCCTCGGCAAGAAGGCCACCCTGTCCGCGCAAGGTCCCACCAAGGTCGAGGTGCCGAAGGTCGGCATGGTCAGCCTGGAGCTCTCCGGTACGGAGACGACCTCCTCCACCGCCGCCGCGGCCGCACTCCGGCTGAAGGTGTCCGTCAACCCGCTCGACCTCAACGTCGCCCAGGTCGAGGGCGAGGTCGTCCTCGCCGAGGCGCGCTGCCAGTCCCCGGCCGGCCCGCCGCCCTCCTCCGCCGCCCCCGAGCCCTCCGGCGGCGCCGCCAAGCCCGACGTCAAGCCGCAGACCGGGGCCTCCGGGACCGGCACCGTCATCGCGAGCGGCGCCAACCTGGCCGAGACCGGCGGCAGTTCGGCCACTCCCTGGGTCGCGGGCGGCGCACTCGTCCTGCTCGGCCTCGGCGGCGCCGCACTCGTCGTCACCCGCCGCCGCGCCTCCTGA
- a CDS encoding amidohydrolase family protein, which produces MTDDVLHVKGRVLVGPDDVRDELWVVGGRISYERPPGARDTTAVSGWVLPGLVDAHCHVGLDAHGPVDAGTAERQALTDRDAGTLLIRDAGSPSDTRWIDGRDDLPKIIRAGRHIARTRRYIRNYAHEIEPADLVEYVGREARRGDGWVKLVGDWIDRDAGDLTACWPRAEVEAAIAEAHRLGARVTAHCFAEDSLRDLVEAGIDCIEHATGLTEDTIPLFAERGVAIVPTLVNIATFPKLAAGGDAKFPRWSAHMRRLHERRYDTVRSAWDAGIPVYVGTDAGGSLPHGLVADEVAELVRAGIPPLDALSATAWAAREWLGRPGLTEGAPADLVVYATDPRADVRALAQPLRVVVNGTVRA; this is translated from the coding sequence ATGACGGATGACGTGCTGCATGTGAAGGGACGCGTGCTCGTCGGGCCCGACGACGTCCGCGACGAGCTGTGGGTGGTAGGCGGCCGGATCTCCTACGAGCGGCCGCCCGGCGCCCGCGACACCACCGCCGTGTCCGGCTGGGTGCTGCCCGGCCTCGTCGACGCGCACTGCCACGTGGGGCTCGACGCCCACGGCCCCGTCGACGCCGGGACCGCCGAACGCCAGGCGCTGACCGACCGCGACGCGGGCACCCTGCTCATCCGCGACGCCGGATCCCCCTCCGACACCCGCTGGATCGACGGCCGCGACGACCTCCCGAAGATCATCCGGGCGGGGCGGCACATCGCCCGGACCCGCCGCTACATCCGCAACTACGCGCACGAGATCGAGCCGGCCGACCTCGTCGAGTACGTCGGCCGCGAGGCCCGCCGCGGCGACGGCTGGGTGAAGCTGGTCGGCGACTGGATCGACCGCGACGCCGGCGACCTCACGGCCTGCTGGCCGCGCGCCGAGGTCGAGGCCGCCATCGCCGAGGCGCACCGGCTGGGCGCCCGGGTCACCGCCCACTGCTTCGCCGAGGACTCGCTGCGCGACCTCGTCGAGGCCGGCATCGACTGCATCGAGCACGCCACCGGGCTCACCGAGGACACCATCCCGCTGTTCGCGGAGCGCGGGGTGGCGATCGTCCCGACGCTGGTGAACATCGCGACGTTCCCCAAGCTGGCGGCCGGCGGCGACGCCAAGTTCCCCCGCTGGTCGGCGCACATGCGGCGGCTGCACGAGCGGCGGTACGACACGGTCCGCTCCGCCTGGGACGCGGGCATCCCCGTCTACGTGGGCACCGACGCAGGCGGCTCCCTGCCGCACGGGCTCGTCGCGGACGAGGTGGCGGAGCTGGTGCGCGCCGGGATCCCGCCGCTGGACGCCTTGTCGGCGACGGCTTGGGCGGCGCGGGAGTGGCTGGGAAGGCCCGGTCTCACCGAGGGCGCCCCCGCGGACCTCGTCGTCTACGCGACCGACCCGCGGGCCGACGTGCGGGCGCTGGCGCAGCCGCTGCGGGTCGTGGTGAACGGCACGGTCCGCGCCTGA
- a CDS encoding aminotransferase class V-fold PLP-dependent enzyme yields MNHPFLDLPPLTAEHFASIERRVADLLGTRQDVVVTQGEALLPLEGCIRSGARPGSAALNVVTGPYGTTFGNWLRDCGAEVVDLEVPFDTAVTAEQVAAALAAHPRIDFVSLVHAEAATGNTNPVAEIGEAVRAHGALFMLDAVASVAAEPLPADAWGVDLCVIGAQKAMGGPAGVSAVSVSERAWERFAQNPAAPRRSYLSLLDWKERWIDGGRRALLHAPAQLEMLALEACLDRIAAEGLSAVQARHAAAAAATRAGAEALGLAPYVKRAAEAAPVATTLRVADASTVAAKALAADPQAPLAAGGGALAGEMLRVNHYGAAASPAAVRAGLTALAAALSADPAAALEAADAAWEPAAH; encoded by the coding sequence GTGAACCACCCCTTCCTGGACCTGCCGCCGCTGACCGCGGAGCACTTCGCGTCGATCGAGCGGCGGGTGGCGGACCTGCTCGGCACCCGCCAGGACGTGGTGGTCACGCAAGGCGAGGCGCTGCTGCCGCTGGAGGGCTGCATCCGCTCGGGCGCCCGCCCCGGCTCGGCCGCGCTGAACGTGGTGACGGGCCCGTACGGGACCACGTTCGGCAACTGGCTGCGCGACTGCGGGGCCGAGGTCGTGGACCTGGAGGTGCCGTTCGACACCGCGGTGACCGCCGAGCAGGTCGCCGCGGCGCTCGCCGCGCACCCGCGGATCGACTTCGTGTCGCTGGTGCACGCCGAGGCGGCGACCGGCAACACGAACCCGGTCGCGGAGATCGGCGAGGCGGTACGGGCCCACGGGGCGCTGTTCATGCTGGACGCGGTGGCCTCGGTTGCGGCGGAGCCGCTGCCGGCCGACGCGTGGGGCGTGGACCTGTGCGTGATCGGGGCGCAGAAGGCGATGGGCGGACCCGCCGGCGTGTCCGCGGTGTCGGTGTCGGAGCGGGCGTGGGAGCGGTTCGCGCAGAACCCCGCGGCGCCGCGCCGCTCGTACCTGTCCCTGCTGGACTGGAAGGAGCGCTGGATCGACGGCGGGCGCCGGGCGCTGCTGCACGCGCCGGCGCAGCTGGAGATGCTGGCACTGGAGGCGTGCCTGGACCGGATCGCGGCGGAGGGGCTGTCGGCCGTGCAGGCCCGCCACGCAGCGGCCGCGGCGGCGACCCGGGCGGGAGCGGAGGCCCTCGGGCTGGCCCCGTACGTGAAGCGCGCGGCGGAGGCGGCTCCGGTGGCGACGACGCTGCGCGTGGCGGACGCCTCGACGGTGGCGGCGAAGGCGCTGGCCGCGGACCCGCAGGCGCCGCTCGCGGCGGGCGGCGGTGCGCTGGCCGGGGAGATGCTGCGGGTCAACCACTACGGTGCGGCCGCTTCCCCGGCAGCGGTGCGCGCCGGCCTGACCGCGCTGGCGGCGGCGCTGTCGGCGGACCCGGCCGCGGCACTGGAGGCGGCTGACGCGGCCTGGGAGCCGGCGGCGCACTGA
- a CDS encoding DsbA family oxidoreductase: MRVEIWSDVACPWCYIGKARFTKGLAAFAHRDQVEVVFRSFELDPNSPEGSTAPVVEMLAKKYGRTLEEARGMEEHVAATARAEGLEYRTEGRDHGNTFDIHRLLHLAAARGLQEELLDRAFRANFAEDRSLFDAGVLAAVAVEAGLDEAEVRAVLADGTAYAAQVRADEREAAELGANAVPFFVLDRRYGISGGQPAEVFTRALEQAWEGREAAEPAPAADACDADGACAVPQR; encoded by the coding sequence ATGCGCGTCGAGATCTGGTCGGATGTGGCCTGCCCCTGGTGCTACATAGGCAAGGCCCGCTTCACCAAGGGGCTGGCCGCGTTCGCGCACCGGGACCAAGTCGAGGTCGTCTTCCGCTCCTTCGAGCTCGACCCGAACAGCCCCGAGGGCAGCACCGCCCCGGTCGTCGAGATGCTCGCGAAGAAGTACGGCCGCACCCTCGAAGAGGCCCGCGGCATGGAGGAGCACGTCGCGGCCACCGCCCGCGCCGAGGGCCTGGAGTACCGCACCGAGGGCCGCGACCACGGCAACACCTTCGACATCCACCGGCTGCTGCACCTGGCCGCCGCGCGCGGCCTGCAGGAGGAGCTCCTCGACCGGGCGTTCCGCGCGAACTTCGCCGAGGACCGGTCCCTCTTCGACGCCGGGGTCCTCGCCGCCGTCGCCGTCGAGGCCGGCCTGGACGAGGCCGAGGTCCGCGCCGTCCTCGCGGACGGCACCGCCTACGCCGCGCAGGTGCGCGCCGACGAGCGGGAGGCCGCCGAACTGGGCGCCAACGCGGTGCCGTTCTTCGTCCTCGACCGCCGCTACGGGATCTCCGGCGGCCAGCCCGCCGAGGTGTTCACCCGCGCCCTGGAGCAGGCCTGGGAGGGCCGCGAGGCCGCGGAGCCGGCCCCGGCCGCCGACGCGTGCGACGCGGACGGCGCGTGCGCCGTCCCCCAGCGCTGA
- a CDS encoding peptidoglycan D,D-transpeptidase FtsI family protein translates to MNKTIRRASVFCLLLVLALLVRVTWVQAYQGQALADNEHNRRNLLGQYENPLGNIIVGGEAITGSVKTGGKDFAYKRTYADGPLYAPITGFSSQAFGTTMLEGVYKKVLNGSDDRLKTVMDLLLNKRASPGNVVTTIDKDVQKAAWDALQGKQGSAVAIDPKTGEILAMVNNPSFDPGRIAGANDKEAWEELSADNGKAMENVALRKPQAPGSTFKLVTLAAAIENGLVTDVDAPTGIPDPYTIPGTRTLLPSEAGSAACNGVSARVAMRLSCNNVFAELASKLGQDKMRAMAEKLGFNTNTEIPVTTRVPSKYPSAKMSVDQVAQTGIGQFDVQATPLQMAMVTAAIENDGKLVAPHSVSEVTDAGGSVLESFKNPKTQQAMNAKTASMLRDVMKTVATEGGGKPAQVSGAEVGGKTGTAQRGVKNNLPPLAWFTSYGKAKGKQIAVAVVIENSDTDRSEIGGGRLAAPVAQKMMQAWLKK, encoded by the coding sequence ATGAACAAGACGATCAGGCGTGCGTCGGTCTTCTGTCTGCTCCTGGTGCTGGCCCTGTTGGTCCGGGTCACCTGGGTGCAGGCCTACCAAGGCCAGGCCCTCGCAGACAACGAGCACAACCGCCGGAACCTCCTCGGGCAGTACGAGAACCCGCTGGGGAACATCATCGTGGGCGGAGAGGCGATCACCGGCTCCGTCAAGACCGGCGGGAAGGACTTCGCCTACAAGCGGACGTACGCGGACGGGCCCCTCTACGCCCCGATCACCGGATTCAGTTCGCAGGCCTTCGGCACCACCATGCTCGAAGGCGTCTACAAGAAGGTCCTCAACGGCTCGGACGACCGCCTGAAGACCGTCATGGACCTGCTGCTCAACAAGCGGGCCTCGCCGGGCAACGTCGTCACCACGATCGACAAGGACGTCCAGAAGGCGGCCTGGGACGCGCTCCAGGGCAAGCAGGGATCCGCCGTCGCGATCGACCCGAAGACCGGCGAGATCCTCGCCATGGTGAACAATCCGTCCTTCGACCCCGGCCGCATCGCCGGCGCCAACGACAAGGAGGCGTGGGAGGAGCTGTCCGCCGACAACGGCAAGGCCATGGAGAACGTCGCGCTGCGCAAGCCGCAGGCGCCCGGCTCCACCTTCAAGCTGGTCACCCTGGCCGCGGCCATCGAGAACGGGCTCGTCACCGACGTCGACGCCCCGACCGGCATCCCCGACCCGTACACGATCCCCGGGACCAGGACGCTGCTTCCCAGCGAGGCCGGCTCCGCCGCCTGCAACGGCGTCTCGGCGCGTGTCGCGATGCGGCTGTCCTGCAACAACGTCTTCGCCGAGCTCGCCTCCAAGCTGGGCCAGGACAAGATGCGGGCGATGGCCGAGAAGCTCGGCTTCAACACGAACACGGAGATCCCCGTCACCACCCGCGTGCCGAGCAAGTACCCCTCCGCGAAGATGTCCGTCGACCAGGTCGCGCAGACCGGCATCGGCCAGTTCGACGTCCAGGCGACCCCGCTCCAGATGGCGATGGTGACGGCGGCGATCGAGAACGACGGCAAGCTCGTCGCTCCGCACTCGGTCTCCGAGGTGACCGACGCGGGCGGCAGCGTGCTGGAGAGCTTCAAGAACCCCAAGACCCAGCAGGCCATGAACGCCAAGACCGCCTCGATGCTGCGCGACGTCATGAAGACCGTCGCGACCGAGGGCGGCGGCAAGCCCGCGCAGGTGTCGGGCGCCGAGGTCGGCGGCAAGACGGGCACCGCCCAGCGCGGCGTGAAGAACAATTTGCCGCCGCTCGCCTGGTTCACCTCGTACGGCAAGGCGAAGGGCAAGCAGATCGCCGTGGCCGTGGTGATCGAGAACTCCGACACCGACCGGTCCGAGATCGGCGGCGGCCGCCTGGCGGCACCCGTCGCCCAGAAGATGATGCAGGCCTGGCTGAAGAAATAG
- a CDS encoding response regulator transcription factor — MNRPPLRLVLADDERMVRTALRAILDAEPDLEVVGEAGDGAEAVTAVRTLAPDVVLMDVRMPGIDGIRATERILAGAAEPPRILVVTTFENDAHVYDALRAGAAGFLLKRADPDELVGAVRLVARGDSLLFPEAVRSLAASHAAAAAGGTAAWAARLTDREAGVLRLMATGLSNAEIGARLGVGPQTVKTHVAAVLAKTGSRDRTQAVIAAYEGGFVMRRA, encoded by the coding sequence ATGAACCGGCCCCCGCTGCGCCTGGTCCTCGCCGACGACGAGCGCATGGTCCGCACCGCCCTGCGGGCCATCCTCGACGCCGAACCCGACCTGGAGGTCGTCGGGGAGGCCGGCGACGGCGCCGAGGCGGTGACCGCCGTCCGCACCCTCGCGCCGGACGTGGTGCTGATGGACGTCCGGATGCCCGGCATCGACGGAATACGGGCCACCGAGCGGATCCTGGCCGGTGCGGCCGAACCGCCCAGGATCCTCGTCGTGACCACCTTCGAGAACGACGCCCACGTGTACGACGCGCTGCGGGCCGGCGCCGCCGGGTTCCTGCTGAAGCGGGCCGACCCCGACGAACTGGTCGGCGCGGTGCGGCTGGTCGCCCGCGGGGACTCGCTGCTCTTCCCCGAGGCGGTCCGCTCGCTCGCCGCGAGCCACGCCGCCGCAGCAGCGGGCGGGACGGCGGCCTGGGCGGCACGGCTCACGGACCGGGAGGCCGGTGTGCTGCGGCTGATGGCCACCGGGCTGTCGAACGCCGAGATCGGCGCCCGCCTCGGCGTCGGCCCCCAGACCGTCAAGACGCACGTGGCGGCCGTCCTCGCCAAGACGGGTTCGCGCGACCGCACCCAGGCGGTCATCGCCGCCTACGAAGGGGGGTTCGTGATGAGAAGGGCCTGA
- a CDS encoding sensor histidine kinase, translating into MRAAVWGVRARMRWVHLVLGGALLMPYFLVAQVAVGVAAGGVNTLESVPLTFAAYGLSLPLAAVTGVFGPVRPMSAGAVRMLCGVPGELLAEGPARSWAARGRTAAWWSLHLGAGAAVAGMSLAVPPMAVVLIAVPLVRSLREAPLSLVYFPDDTASWLAPLMGAGMLAGLVAAAAAAGALLARAAPVLLGPTAADRLAAAEERAADLAVRNRLARELHDAVGHALSAVTLQAAAARRVLGRDPEFVREALAAIEDTARRTVGELDGVLGLLRDGDPAGRTAAAPAPTLASDLDGLLARTRAAGVAVTVRQEPGPAGDWSQLSPIASREAYRIVQEGLGNALRHGAGPVELRIAVRKGPDGGPGTTAHRELEITMTNPPGAPAGPSPRTTGGRGLHGAAERARLLGGSVEAGRHDGLWRLRAVLPLGGGCR; encoded by the coding sequence ATGCGGGCTGCGGTGTGGGGGGTGCGGGCGCGGATGCGGTGGGTGCATCTGGTGCTCGGCGGGGCGCTGCTGATGCCGTACTTCCTGGTGGCGCAGGTGGCCGTCGGGGTGGCGGCCGGCGGGGTGAACACCCTGGAGTCCGTGCCGCTGACGTTCGCCGCCTACGGCCTGTCCTTGCCGCTCGCCGCGGTGACCGGCGTGTTCGGGCCGGTCCGGCCGATGTCGGCGGGTGCGGTGCGGATGCTGTGCGGGGTGCCGGGGGAACTGCTGGCAGAGGGGCCGGCCCGGTCCTGGGCGGCCCGCGGGAGGACTGCCGCCTGGTGGTCGCTGCACCTGGGCGCCGGGGCGGCCGTGGCGGGGATGAGCCTGGCGGTGCCGCCGATGGCGGTGGTGCTGATCGCGGTGCCGTTGGTGCGGTCGCTGCGGGAGGCCCCGCTGTCGCTGGTCTACTTCCCCGACGACACCGCCTCCTGGCTCGCGCCGCTCATGGGTGCCGGGATGCTGGCCGGGCTGGTCGCGGCCGCCGCGGCGGCGGGGGCGCTCCTGGCCCGGGCGGCGCCCGTGCTGCTCGGGCCGACGGCGGCCGACCGGCTGGCAGCGGCCGAGGAACGGGCCGCCGACCTCGCCGTGCGCAACCGGCTCGCCCGCGAACTGCACGACGCCGTCGGACACGCCCTGAGCGCGGTCACCCTCCAGGCGGCCGCAGCCCGCCGGGTCCTCGGCCGCGACCCCGAGTTCGTCCGGGAGGCCCTCGCCGCCATCGAGGACACCGCCCGGCGGACCGTGGGCGAGCTGGACGGGGTGCTCGGCCTGCTGCGTGACGGCGACCCCGCCGGCCGGACAGCCGCCGCGCCCGCCCCCACCCTCGCCTCCGACCTGGACGGGCTGCTGGCCCGCACCCGCGCCGCCGGCGTGGCCGTCACCGTCCGGCAGGAGCCGGGGCCCGCCGGGGACTGGTCGCAGCTCTCCCCGATCGCGTCCCGGGAGGCCTACCGGATCGTGCAGGAGGGACTCGGCAACGCCCTGCGGCACGGGGCCGGGCCCGTCGAGCTGCGGATCGCCGTCCGGAAGGGCCCGGACGGCGGCCCCGGCACCACCGCACACCGAGAACTGGAGATCACCATGACCAATCCGCCAGGGGCCCCAGCCGGCCCCTCCCCGCGCACCACCGGCGGCCGCGGCCTGCACGGGGCCGCCGAGCGGGCCCGGCTCCTCGGCGGCAGTGTCGAGGCCGGGCGGCACGACGGCCTGTGGCGGCTGCGGGCCGTCCTCCCGCTCGGCGGGGGCTGCCGATGA
- a CDS encoding IclR family transcriptional regulator, producing MTTGADTGAGASGGTASGTGGAAVRGAAPGGGDEAGPGGEPAGAPAAVKSAVRTVVLLEHFAARPGLHSLADIQHDLGLPKSSLYMLLRTLVNLGWVETDATGTRYGIGVRALLVGSSYIDGDEVVAAARPTLDRLSEDTTETIHLARMDGTSVVYLATRQSRHHLRPFTRVGRRLPVHSTALGKALLAGHSDEEVRALLPRRLEAVTEHTVTDRERLIEELAVVREKGYAEDREENTLGLRCFGVAVPYRTPARDAVSCSVPVARLTEEREELIKAALFAARDRLSVVTRRM from the coding sequence ATGACCACAGGCGCAGACACCGGCGCAGGCGCGAGCGGGGGCACGGCCTCCGGCACGGGCGGGGCAGCGGTACGGGGGGCCGCGCCGGGCGGTGGGGACGAAGCGGGGCCCGGCGGCGAGCCGGCCGGGGCACCCGCGGCGGTCAAGTCCGCCGTCCGCACGGTCGTCCTGTTGGAGCACTTCGCGGCCCGGCCCGGCCTGCACAGCCTTGCCGACATCCAGCACGACCTCGGACTGCCCAAGTCCAGCCTGTACATGCTGCTGCGCACGCTGGTGAACCTGGGCTGGGTCGAGACGGACGCGACGGGCACCCGGTACGGCATCGGCGTACGGGCCCTGCTCGTCGGCAGTTCGTACATCGACGGCGACGAGGTGGTGGCCGCGGCCCGGCCCACCCTCGACCGGCTCTCGGAGGACACGACCGAGACCATCCACCTGGCCCGGATGGACGGCACGAGCGTCGTCTACCTGGCGACCCGCCAGTCCCGGCACCATCTGCGGCCGTTCACGCGCGTCGGGCGGAGGCTGCCCGTCCACTCGACGGCACTCGGCAAGGCGCTGCTCGCCGGCCACTCCGACGAGGAGGTGCGGGCGCTGCTGCCGCGGAGGCTGGAGGCGGTCACCGAGCACACCGTGACCGACCGGGAGCGGCTCATCGAGGAGCTCGCGGTGGTGCGGGAGAAGGGGTATGCGGAGGACCGGGAGGAGAACACGCTGGGGCTGCGCTGCTTCGGGGTGGCGGTGCCGTACCGGACGCCCGCCCGGGACGCGGTGAGCTGCTCGGTGCCGGTGGCCCGGCTGACGGAGGAGCGCGAAGAGCTGATCAAGGCGGCCCTGTTCGCCGCCCGGGACCGGCTGTCGGTGGTGACGCGCCGGATGTGA